The following proteins are encoded in a genomic region of Bacillus sp. FJAT-22090:
- a CDS encoding class I SAM-dependent methyltransferase, producing MNNRVKETYNQLADDYEHNVDTNSPFNTQYERPAMMNLLPSDLRNNKVLDAGCAAGWYTRQLIHLGADVTATDISPKMVEATKRRVGEAASVFCIDLGEKLPFEDETFDWIISSLVLHYIKDWSSTFKEFQRILNPGGKLLFSVHHPFMDFKLSENGDYFSNEFIIDQWEREGKMIEVPFYRRPLQMILNDTLSHFSIEQIIEPQPTEEFKMNEPEKYERLMKNPHFMIVKAIKKGNTRD from the coding sequence ATGAATAATAGAGTGAAAGAAACCTACAATCAGCTTGCGGATGATTATGAACATAACGTGGATACTAATAGTCCATTCAACACGCAATATGAACGACCTGCGATGATGAACCTTTTGCCATCCGATTTAAGAAATAATAAAGTTCTGGATGCAGGATGTGCGGCTGGGTGGTATACAAGACAATTGATCCATTTAGGAGCAGATGTAACTGCCACCGATATTAGCCCTAAAATGGTAGAGGCTACTAAAAGAAGAGTTGGGGAAGCTGCAAGTGTTTTTTGTATAGACTTGGGAGAAAAGCTTCCTTTTGAAGATGAAACATTTGATTGGATTATTAGCTCTTTAGTGCTTCATTATATAAAGGACTGGAGCAGCACTTTTAAGGAGTTTCAGAGAATATTAAATCCCGGTGGAAAACTGTTATTTTCCGTTCACCATCCTTTTATGGATTTTAAATTATCCGAGAATGGAGATTATTTTTCAAATGAATTCATTATCGATCAATGGGAAAGAGAAGGGAAAATGATTGAAGTTCCGTTCTACCGTCGTCCACTGCAGATGATACTAAATGATACACTTTCACATTTTTCTATTGAGCAGATAATTGAACCCCAACCTACAGAAGAATTTAAAATGAATGAACCTGAAAAATATGAACGTTTAATGAAAAATCCACATTTTATGATTGTAAAAGCAATTAAAAAAGGAAACACTCGGGATTAA
- a CDS encoding MFS transporter: MQQFTAVERKRFWILVTIVSISGFSQGMLLPLISVIFEQDGVSATLNGLSATGLYIGTLLISPFIEPPLRKFGYKPIIVIGGLLVIVSLMLFPLWKSVAFWFVLRLLIGIGDHALHFSTQTWITSFSPQHRLGRNIAIYGLSFGVGFAVGPLFVQLVEIFEGLPFIVSSLLCLGAWLLVFFVKNEKPEIHTSSSAHTGTWKRFGAAFAVAWVAFIPPFCYGFLESSLNAIYPVYALRNAIEVTSLSYILAAFSIGGVVSQLPLGVLSDKIGRRKVLIIMLGLGAITFGIASLFETSTMIIAILFFIAGMFVGSTFSLGISYMADLTPKELLPTGNLICGIFFSLGSLSGPFLGGLFIQLFEGISFLVLVALLLGILSFIIFVSNPQKKSFV; the protein is encoded by the coding sequence ATGCAGCAATTTACAGCAGTTGAACGTAAGCGATTTTGGATACTTGTCACGATTGTATCTATATCAGGTTTTTCACAAGGGATGTTATTGCCACTCATCTCCGTAATATTTGAGCAAGACGGGGTAAGTGCGACTTTAAATGGATTAAGTGCAACAGGTCTTTATATAGGTACATTATTAATATCTCCATTTATCGAGCCTCCACTTCGTAAGTTTGGGTACAAGCCCATTATTGTTATAGGTGGGCTACTCGTAATTGTCTCACTAATGCTTTTTCCGTTATGGAAGAGTGTTGCATTTTGGTTTGTATTGCGATTGTTGATAGGGATTGGAGATCATGCCCTTCATTTCTCCACACAGACTTGGATTACTAGCTTCTCCCCACAACATCGATTAGGAAGAAATATAGCGATATACGGTCTTTCATTTGGTGTGGGTTTTGCAGTAGGACCTTTGTTTGTCCAACTTGTAGAAATCTTTGAAGGGCTGCCGTTTATCGTATCTAGTCTTCTCTGTTTAGGAGCCTGGTTGTTAGTCTTTTTTGTTAAAAATGAAAAACCAGAAATTCATACTAGCTCATCAGCTCACACAGGAACATGGAAACGATTTGGAGCAGCGTTCGCAGTTGCTTGGGTAGCATTTATTCCTCCGTTTTGTTATGGATTCTTGGAATCTTCTTTAAACGCCATTTATCCGGTTTATGCACTTCGAAATGCTATAGAAGTTACAAGCTTGTCGTACATACTAGCAGCATTTTCTATTGGTGGAGTTGTCTCTCAACTGCCACTTGGCGTATTAAGTGACAAAATAGGAAGACGAAAAGTGTTAATCATAATGCTTGGCCTTGGCGCAATTACATTTGGAATTGCCAGTCTTTTTGAAACTTCTACCATGATAATAGCCATATTATTTTTTATAGCTGGAATGTTTGTAGGGTCGACATTCTCATTGGGGATTTCTTATATGGCTGACTTAACACCGAAAGAACTGCTTCCTACAGGTAATTTAATTTGTGGTATTTTCTTTAGTCTTGGAAGTCTCTCTGGTCCCTTTTTAGGCGGTCTTTTTATTCAGCTATTTGAAGGTATTAGCTTTTTAGTATTAGTTGCCTTACTACTTGGCATTTTATCGTTTATTATCTTTGTATCGAATCCTCAAAAGAAAAGTTTTGTTTGA